From the genome of Deltaproteobacteria bacterium PRO3, one region includes:
- the clpS gene encoding ATP-dependent Clp protease adapter ClpS has translation MGREEKHDREGRTATKTRSQVKRPTMFKVVLLNDDYTTMEFVVEVLQKFFQKTVEEATRIMLHVHYKGTGVCGIYPREIAETKVSQVIDYSRKHEYPLQCTMEEA, from the coding sequence ATGGGACGAGAGGAAAAACACGACCGCGAGGGCCGTACCGCCACCAAGACCCGCAGCCAAGTCAAGCGGCCGACCATGTTCAAGGTGGTGCTCCTCAACGACGACTATACGACCATGGAGTTCGTCGTCGAGGTCCTGCAGAAATTCTTCCAAAAGACCGTCGAGGAGGCCACGCGCATCATGCTGCACGTGCACTACAAGGGAACGGGCGTCTGCGGAATCTACCCTCGGGAGATCGCCGAGACCAAGGTGTCCCAGGTAATCGACTATTCCCGAAAGCACGAATATCCCTTACAATGCACCATGGAGGAAGCGTAG